GCCTTGCTTTAATTCTAGGCACTACTATAGCAGGAACTTTGCTAATAGTACTAGGAGGAGTTGTGTATCTTCTTTACAAGAAAAAGAAGTATGCTGAGGTTCTTGAACAATGGGAAAAGGAATATAGTCCCCAGAGGTACTCCTTCAGGAACCTATACAAAGCAACCAAGGGTTTTAAGGAGAATCAACTACTTGGAGCAGGAGGTTTTGGAAAAGTTTACAAGGGAATACTTCCCTCTGGTACACAAATCGCTGTTAAGAGAGTCTACCATGATGCAGAGCAAGGGATGAAACAGTATGTCGCGGAGATAGCTAGTATGGGAAGGCTAAGGCACAAGAACTTGGTTCAGCTCCTTGGCTACTGCAGAAGGAGAGGTGAACTGCTTTTGGTTTATGAATACATGCCAAATGGGAGCCTAGATAACTACTTGTTCAACAACCAAAACCTCACTTGGTCTCAGAGATTGAACATAATCAAGGGAGTAGCATCTGCTCTTTTGTATCTTCATGAAGACTGGGAACAAGTTGTGCTACACAGAGATATCAAAGCTAGCAACATTCTTTTAGATGCTGATCTTAATGGACGGTTGGGAGATTTTGGGTTTGCAAGGTTCCATGATCGCGGCGAGAATCTCCAAGCCACGCGTGTGGTTGGAACCATAGGCTACATGGCTCCTGAGCTAACTGCAATGGGTGTGACCACTACCTGGACTGATGTCTATGCCTTTGGAGCTTTTATTCTTGAGGTGGTTTGCGGAAGAAGGCCAGTAGACCCTGAGAGACCCCCTGAGCAAATGATTCTACTTAAGTGGGTTGCTATTTGTGGAAGCAGAGATAGTTTAATGGTTACTGTTGACAGTAAACTCGAAGGAAACTTTAAAGCTGAAGAGGTCAAGATGCTTTTGAAGCTAGGCATGCTTTGTTCTCAGAGCAACCCAGAGAATAGACCAAGTATGAGACTTATAGTACAATATCTTGAAGGAAATGTCAATGTTCCGAGCATATCATATGATACAGCTGGATTTGGTATGCCAAATATAAGCAATGAAACTGTAACACAACGGCCTGAAACCTCCTCATTAGCTAATTTCTCTTTTGAAGATGTTACAGTCCTATATGGTGGTCGTTGAAGCCTGCAAGCAAACTTTTATTCTGCTACAATGTTGTGTCTCTTAAGTGAATGATTGTATTGTGATTGGTTGTTGAATTTACAAtaacatacatgtttttttttgaacatttcaCTTCAAGATTTTAGATTCAATCTCTTCCAAGCTGAGACCCTTGGTCTCAGGGACTACTAGAACTACAAACAAGAGTGATACCAATGCTATAGCTccaaagagaaggaagagattCTCTGCTCCAAGATATTCCTGCAAAGGTGGCATGGGAGCCAGAAGTTACTAATAAACTTTCAAGGGAGTCTTAACCAGAGGGAGCATAAGAGAGAGATACCTTTAAGGGTGAAAACGCAAAGGTGACAATGGCATTGGATCCAAAGTTTGTAAGAACTGCAAGACTGATCCCTCTCCCTCTTGTGCGAAGTGGGAATATCTCTGACACCATTAGCCAGCTGATTGGTCCAAATGAGATCTGGTTCCCAAGAACAAACAGTCAGATACCTTTAAGGGTGCTACTTCTTGAACGATCAAGATAACACTATGTAGCCACAGCTACAAAGAGAGCTAGAATACAAACCTGGTAGCAACCAACATAGAGAAGCAGTGCACCAACTGCTACAAGAGGAAAGCCACCTAGAAACTTGTAGTATGCTGACAGTAGAAACAAAGAAATCGCCTGGAATTTTTTGgaacatacaaaagaaaaaagagtaagCCAGTGTATCAATATGAAACTTAAGGCACAAAAGAGTTAACTCATACAATGCCACTGACGCCTCCAATCAGTAAGGGACGTCTTCCAAGATCATCAACTTTTGCAACAGCCACCCATGTCATCAGTAACTGCAGAAGAGGTCTAATTTTATATAACAGCTGGAAGCATGTTAACATAGACAGATACATAAATAACAAAGGaaatgagcaccttgaagacaCCAATGATAACAGAAACTCTAGTTGCATCAGCAGCAGCAGAGAATCCAGCAGTCTGAAGAATAGATAAGTAAGCAATTAAGTCTCATGAAAGATCCAACTACTGTACTaaaaaaacattagtttcaaGGTGTGAAGCAAGCATACCTGAAGAATCGAACCCGCGTAATAAAGAACACTTGGCTGTCCAGTTATCTATCAAGATGATGCAAGAGTATAAGTTGAAATCTCACATTCATCCAAAGACCAACCAACAAACGAAGAAGAATCAATCACCTGCTGGAAAAGAACCAAACCACCACCAATAGTCAAAGCTTTCAAGTTAGGCCCTTGGAACACTTCCAAGAAGTTCCCCCCAGACTTCTCCTCATCTTCATAAGCCGTTTTCACAGATAACAACGCATCATCCACCAGCTTCTCCGACAGTTTATCACCGGGAGGTCTGCCGCGTAGTTTGCTGAGGGCAACCATGGCTTTGTCTTTGTATTCTTGTAGAGCGCCTTTGCCTTGAACAGCTCTAAGAAGCAGCCAGCGAGGAGACGGAGGGAGGCTCCACATGCCTAGTCCCATGAGCAAAGCAACAGGGGTGCCGAATCCGTACATGTATCTCCACCCTCCGACCACATCAATCTCAAAGCTTCCAACAGAGAAACCCAGCTGTGCAGGAAGAGGGATTAGAAAGAGTTCAAATGAAATTACATAGAAAAAGGAAGAGACGGGATGTGTACCAGGATGCCTGATACGATGAAGAGTTCTTTGAGAGAGATAAGAGTTCCACGGATTTGAGATGGGCATGTCTCGGCTATATAGAGTGGAGCCCCATGCATTGCCTATCAAAGGAAACCAGTTTACTGTAAGCAATCAACAAGGAAACAAGACAAGGTTGCAGAGCTCACCAAACCAATACCCAAGCCGTAGAGAAGCCTTCCAAGTAAGAGAATATTAAGATCAGGGGCGCAGCCAGTGATCAGAGACCCAAGGAGATAGAGACCAGCAGCTATAATGAGTTCTCGCCTTCTACctacataagaaaaaaagataGAATGAGAGACTTGGAACCAAGTTACAAAGAAGGAGAAATcaataaaagaataaaagagTTACCAAGGAAATCAGCAATGCCGTAGACAAGAGTTGAGCCAAGAAGGGCTCCATATAAGGATCCGCTAACCTACACAACAAGATACATATAAGGACTATCACTTTCTGCTAAACTCCATATGGAGAAGCATCTCTAGATAATAGCATTACCACAAGTCCAAGCTGAACAGGTGACAAGTTAAACCATGTAGTTCCACTGAGCGCAGCTGACTGTTTCGACACCATTAGTAAGTAAGGCTTTGTAGCTAGCAGCTAACAAAATAAAAGGCagataaatttaattcaaaacCTGAAGTGAGAGAGTAGCACCGGAGGTTGCTCCAATATCATACCCAAACAACAGCCCTCCCAGAGCCGGGAATATAAACCTAAGATTCAAGCAAAAATGGCTGTTAAAATCAAGTGTTAAGCCTAAAGCTCAGTCTAGCTAAATACTTCTTAACATCTGATGATACATAAGCCATTGCTCACATATAACTAGCTGATGGGATTGAGAACTAAACAGTTAATTACCAAAAAGGATAAATACTTACGGGAGTATGACAGAAGACCAAGAAAATGACTCAGGTGGATCAGAAGCAACAGAATCAGCTACTTCTCCACTGTCGGCTAACTCTCCTCCAGTCCCAACTCCGACCTACCcaagaaaaccaaatcaaacattTTGAAAAGGAATCAAAACCCATGAAACCTGTCTTGTTCTTCACCTGGAACTTTTGTCGGTGTCTTGGGACTAAACCCAGTTTGGGTAGTTCCTTGGAACGGAGGTAAGAAGAGTCAGGCCTGGGTTTGAAACAGGAGCAGAAGAAGGCACGGGGGCTAGAGTTCTTGACCTGGTTTAGTTGTAAGGGTCTGATGGCGAAATGTGACTGAGTTGAGATAGCGAAAGCCATGATCGGAGTGAGGATTCTCCCGCTAACTTTGTACGCTTATCGCTCGTCCTCTTGATTCttcaaagttttatttatttatgtaaaaataaataatcagaaaaaaaatatattgtgtgGTGTGTGTATATGTATCTTTTCTTTCCCGATTCATAGTAAGGGCAAAAATGTAAATTAGTACAGTAGGGCTTTTCTTTAATACTTTAAACTTCTCCGCCATTCTTAAACCTCGTGGAACAGCAGAGTACGTGAGCCAATCCTCCACAATGGGTCTTCTTTTTCATATTCTGCTTATTTCTCGAAGATGGTAACTTTCTAGCAGAAGCTTCGAACTTTTATCTCCTTCCGTGGAGGTAAAATCGTATCTTCccgtattttatattaaattttttctgGTGTAATCccctgtttttattttattttagaaggACTCATTTTACTTCCCGTGTTCTTTGATTTTGGTTGGCTCTCTCAGTCATTATTTGTAGCATAATCCTTGTTGACTGATTGATGCATACCTAACTTGGGAACAAGACAGTTAGGAGGATCCGTGTGCGTGGTGGGAATGTCGAATGTGAAGTGGGCAGCCTTTTGAAGCTCGATACAGGACACTTCTCATGGACTTGAAGATTCTTTCTGCAACCAAGAGAGAAGGAGAGGTTTGGTTtctgactgtttttttttcataatcagTCCCAACTGATCCAACTGATTGGTATCACTTTTAATAACAGTTAAGTAGTGGAATGTTGCTTGCTTGCGATGATGGgtaaaaaacaattaatcatCACATCTTATTCGGTTGTTTTCTCAGGCTCTTTATTTCTGTTTGATATGAAACAGgtaaaagaagaagagcaagagaACCAACGGATTCAAATTTGTAATTTCCATTTATTAACTCCATTGCAACCAAGGTATTGGAACAAAGCCAAAACAATGTTATGTACATTAAGAGTTTGCATCTATTTAGTAGAAAGTCCAGCGAGAAAGAGACAGATTACAGATAGCCTTCACATAAAGCTTCTCTTAAAAGGTAAAATCTCCTTTggtctgcaaaaaaaaaaagaaagtaagaaCACATGTGAGCCAAGTGAAATGTTAAATCCTCCATTATCAAGAAGTTGGTCCGACCTCTGAGAAAAGAATGTTCTTTTCGTTGATTTGCATAACCCCAGCTTTGAGTTTGCACTCCCACTTGTTCTTACGCTTCTTTACCTACGGTACGGTAGTAGTTGAATAAAATGGTATTTAAAGTTTAAGAATATGCAGcagcccaaaaaaaaagaaataaacctTACATAATCAAACTGACACATGATCAAATGCGGAATATCCTCATCATCATTGATATCATCTTCCTCATAATCATCATCCTCGTTCAaactctcatcatcatcatctacatcATCATCATTCAGTTCACACAAGTCAAAAGGATAACACCTTTTCGCAACAAACCCATACATATCAAAACTTTACCATGAGGAGCAAAAGCGCTTGGCTTTATATCATCACTAGCACCATCTTGCTGAGGAATGTAAAGTCCTTCACCCTCGTTCTTTATCGACAACCCAAGCTCCTGAAAACGTTTTCAATAATCCGTGactcaaacacacaagaactATCTATGACCAAAGAGAACCATACCGTGGATGGAAACTGCGGATCAGAGTCAATCCCACTCTTATTCTGAGCATATCCATGCAAAGGATTTGGATTCTGAATCGGAGGAGAAGATGTTTCTATGGTTCCTCTTATGACTCCGGCTTGTATCATCTTCCTTCTCCAAATCTATACACAAAGAGTATCATAATCAGTTTCGAAAAACCCTAACTTACAGCTTAAGAAAAGCCAAGCAAGCAACTTCGGAGGATTATATATGTAAAGCGAAATCAAGATCGATCAGTTGGGAGATTGTCAACTAACCGAATGAAGCTCGGTAAGAACAGACTCATCGAGTTCTCCAGTGAAGACGAGGTCGTTTCGAGACTTGCTGATAACATCGTTGGTGATTCTAATGTAGGCGTCGCTTGTATTGCTCGCGTCCATTCCGAAACAGTCGAAAGGATTGAAAGTTTTGAGGGTATAAATAGGTTGCGGCCGCATCACACGCGTATTTATAATCATGATCATAAGCTGTAAAGTCGGTTAATCCTCCGAGCCGATTATCTGAAGCATGTGGGCTTTTTAAAGCCCATTTTCACCCAGTCAATAGCCCTTTTGTCATCCAAAAAGTCTTAATCTTTACACTCGACTCTTTTAATTACTCAAGTGTagtcttttacatggtttttgTTAAACAGTGTCGATctggttattttttttgtacttCAATTTTTGAAGGATGTTGTTGGATCATTCCATTTATTTCTTACGTTACTGAGCTtcaatatttatcatatatgcATATGTGTGTACAGTATGATATATTGTATTTAGTAGAGCAAATTGTAAGTTCATTATTGTATATACTAGGGGCATTGCCTCCACGCAAGCGCGGAGTTGTGGACagagtttttgtttcatctcaatatttgttagggttattgtagttgtAAATTTTGCACTTTGAgttatttttcaagttttttttattgttatagggttagagttgtgatgatgaactgtgtatgcattgttctccacTTATGAATGACTAAACtctgttagtaatgtgattgatatatttgtcactgagacttattgtttgtttgtcttcttaatttgtttattgtactgttgagagtacataaattatattaaagttgttgaatatactttttgtttctggatattttttttccagtttAGTTATGTAAGTTGTGTgcattaagtaataatttttattatccttattatgtttgttaatgtttttgttttatttttaaatttgttgctcttaccggacctttaaaacaaatacatgaagacttgtagaaataactataaaatgattgATAGTTCTGAGTATTTGAgctttaatgagttttaaatgaatttatgtatttttcataaaaagacAATATCATTGGCATGTTGACATgggcatgtaagctatttttataagacaagaaaagtgagcaggtggagatgttgttgccgcctttgtgtctgtcgggattgtctcttgtatctcctgttgtggctgtgtttgtttatcttttatttgatgaataatatgtaaacaaaaatcattgttagctGTATTTATCAGAATTCATAACTTACTTTGCTTTTTTTGTtcaggtaatttcactgatcttggttgtcgtcttcgtcttctttgtTGCGAaaataagtttgtaaattgttaaatagctgaccgtgtagtttgtatttgtttagctgactcgatgtatgtgtcgttgtgaaaataagtttgtaaattgttaaatagatggccgtgtagtttgtatttgtttagctgactcgatgtatgtgtcgttgcaAAAATAAGTTTGCAAATTGTTAAATAGatggccgtgtagtttgtatttgtttagctgactcgatttatgtgtcgttgagttttagctgaggtgattgtttggtatatttgttttgaagtttatttctaagattagacaaaaaaaagaggtgatcattattgattcgtcttttttgaaattctagtttttggtgttttgattgtttgggttgttttggttttttttaaggtgtaaaataaaagtttgtgtaaaattagtttgataagtaagggatataaatagacgaccacaaaaTTTGagtaggaaatatttttgactattgatgttagcacaatatagataataataaaaaaaaaatgtgtattgattgtttcttacggatcaatgaagAGACGGAcaacgactcgagttgtttctttcaGCCTTGGACAGAACGGATCATATGttactaaataatataaaattataaaattttacattttctagaaagatttttttataaaacaactactttgcttttaagaaaattgtacAAGTGACATCCTCGTCATCAAAATTAGGTGGCGTAGCATATATGTTGGCAAAATTAGATAACATGGCAACTGATGTGGTAATTGGTGTATGATTtcgtcaaaaaaataaataagaggtATGTTATTTGAAATTTACGAAAGTGCAGGTATATTTTTCACGGTGACATAAGTCAGATATGAATTGAACATATTGGGATACGTTGAGCATGAAATGATAGCTTTTCCACCGAATGCATATAGCAATCCACGAACTTTTTTATACGTTGTGCTCTTGGTATACAAGAATTAAGAACATTTTGTTCGATCATTCGATAATCATATAATATAGTCGTATTCTTTGATAGTCCCTTTGTTTaattataagtgtcgttttaagTTTCGGTATAcggattaaataaataattaattttgtacatttcctataaaaaataCCATTACCTATACATCTAACTATATttaaaccaatagaaaaataaattttgcataaaactaataaattttgcattgaaaatcgaaaacgacacttattttgtaacgaaattttttttctaaaacgacacttaatatgaaacggaaagAGTAATATATGACATAATAAATCAGATTCAAAGGGATTTCATAGATCGACAAGTGTCATTTTGTGTCGTGACGGAAAGCATGAGCAATAAAGCATTTTTCGTGGAGAATTGAATTTTCTGTTGTGGACTTATATGTGTACCTTTAATTACtcttctttatatttttcttctccGGACAGTCGTCAATTCAAAATTATagattgtttttaaattatgattttgcAAAATGTCGGGTTTGGTAAACACGTGTTGATCTCGAAATATACCCTCTCCAAACATTGATTGAGGACAATTCATATCTTTGATTAAAGACTTAAAGTAATGGACCTATCATTTATACTCTAATATATTGGCGTGTTAGATCAGATGAGCAACCACAACAAACGCAACGGTCAATTTTCACATGCTATGTATAATGCTTGATTCTGAAATTGTTttccaaatattatttttctgtaCGAGGTTAGGAATATACTCAACAACTTTGTTTATCGGTTTTTTCTCACATGCAAGTTTGTATAGGTTAAGACAAACCAGGGCATAGCTTCTTTTTAACCAGTGTACAACTTTTTATCAAAACATGAGTGTTAATAGGACTCATATGTCATCGTTTAcgtaatatatatcaaaatttggatgtattattcatatatttttttgtcaactctaAGACATGTGTTATCTATTTCATTAAAACAACAACATGTAGAAATGTCAAAGTGGAATCTGGACCGCAGATCTTGCCCGGTAAAGCTTGCTGCGGGATGGAATTAGGCCGACATTTGGTAAGCCCGCAGAGTAGCGGGCTTCTTTGTTGCAGGATGGGGCACATGTTAACCTGCGGGATTTGGATGGCCCACAAACTCTAGCCTCGATTTCTACTTTCACTTGAAacaacgagagagagagaagaaagaaggtGATTCGCCTATAGATGTTCGCCGACGGCAAATGAAGCTGACCGATGATACTTCCGGATTCCCATGTTTCTTTTATCCTCAAGAGTGGAGCTTCTTTAATCCACCGAAAAAAGTATACTCTTCTTAGCTCAGCATCGAAACTTCTATTCTTATTAGATATGCCACCGGAGGTTCTCTTTCTTTGCATGCATGGTCGTCATCTTCTCCTCTTCACCGAGAAGGTATGAAACTCATTATGTATCTTTGGTGATGCCAATTAGAATGTCTTGTAAAACTTGTAATCTGATATTGATAGTTTCGTCAAGTGAAATTACTTATGTTCAAtctctgtgttttttttgtgttttcgaGGTGAACAATGAGTAAAGGAAGATACGAAACAGAGCTGAAAGCATTGTAAGTTTTACTACTTTGAAATTTGATTCCGCTTCGCTTAGTTTTTTATGTTATGTCTCTGATATATTGATGTTGACTGCTTGTGATTGTGTCTTACTGTCAGAGTAGTGTAGCAACTTGTTTCCAATTTTGCATTGTAGTACTGATATGTCTTTGATATTGTCTATGATATGTCTTTCgtttttgtttgtgttatgtCTCAAGGTGATGATGAACTAGGAGGCGAGTGGCTCATCTTCTTCTCCGCTTCACAAAACATGTATAAAACTCTCCATTCATCAGTTTAGTCTAATGTTTAGTTGCAATAGTCTTTGTCTCGGTTACTTGTATTATTTGTCTTGACTAGTTCAGTGGATTTTCGCAGCGTAACTAATGAACTTATACATAATCATCTCATCTTATATATGCAGTTGtaatagaaaaaatagaatTCAAGAAAATAGacttcaagaacaagaacaataTACAACACATTTTGAGTTTGAATAGTAGATGCTACATATATCTTCATTCTGTGCACTTAGGtacagtgaaacctctataaattaataatgttgggactgcaccaaaactataatttttttattaatttatagagatattaatttatcgatatactaattgaaccaaaactCAATTTAGGACTATaaagttatattattttatagagatttttagtgtatattaatttatagaatattaatttaaagaggttatactgtatGTAGTGGATCAGCCTGAAGCGGCATAGAGCAGCATGCAGCCTCAAGAAGCGTCCTGATGCACTTCTTTGGCGTCCAGCCTGCGGGACGGCCTGTAAAGGATTGTGCACTTTGGCGGGGCGGGATTGGACCGACCTGTTGGAGACTGCAGTCCGTGTGGGTCTGACCCGCGAGAAGACAAACCCGCTGCAGTACAAGACGTACCAACCTATTTAACATTCCTAGTAACAGGACCTTAATTGATTGATATAGATGTGGTCCAACTActttaatacaattattaaaaaaatttattaaccatttaagataaatattatacaaagaaaaacacaaatataaaaattaaatttctaaaaaaatataaaacaaaaaatatactaaaGAGGAGTTGTAATATATTAGCTCGTTTTTGTGACTTTGTGTTGATACCCTTTTGCTCTAGTCCTAACTCCTAACTCAAGCTCGGTATCCAGTAATGTGGACCACAAATGACtaattaaaactaaagaaataatTACCACAGTCAAACTATAATTCAAAGTTAGAATATGACCTACAATTATTTCATTTCAACTCGAAAACAGGTGTTTAAGCTTCAGATATATTTCAAACTTAAAAGAGTTAaagtaaaaacttaaaaaagttGGTGCGGAATCGACAACTGTCAACTACGTTACATAAAAACACCAAACAGTACGCAATCTGCCGGCCATGCAGAATCAGGGCAAAAAGAAACTTCCCCGGGATACACGTGTTGGACGTAAATTGTGACACGTAGTTCTTTGGAACTTCTACTTCGGTAACTGCGACAAGGAAGAACCAACGACCTTAAACCGCTACGTGGGACTTGCGTCCAACACGCGTCCACTTAGGCCACAAAACAAGACTTTAGACCTAAACCTCATTTATGAATCAGGGACATGTAAACACGCCGTTAGTTCCTCGTTACTGCCaaacctttgttttttttttctgcaaacCCTTTGTTTCAAACCATTTACtggtttcttcttcatttttaataacttttacgtgtttgaaattgaattatttaagTTAGTAATTGAAATATTTAACTTGTACGTGTTTGAAATTGGAATATAGCTACTGATTTTTAATGTGAATCTGGATCtcaatttaaatttgaaatatcctttttatttattaaagaaCATTTATAGTTTCTTTTAGAACACTTATAGTTTCCTTTGTATAAAATCTAATATTCAACTCGCGCTTTATGTGAAAACCTCCAACGAACgtgaatttgaaagaaaaaaaaagatatattttcttGATGCGAAGCTCCGATATGAAATAGAGAACATATATGACTCAGTTGAACATGGATCCATATGTATAGTAATCAGAtgattacattaaaaatggggTTTTATCATTGTAACTGggaaatattatcaaatttcaaTCAAGCTAACAATttcaatcccctatatattatttgagaagcattacaacttctttttgtagccacatgtcatcactaggttgattcttagaatcattatagaaatatgttggtccatctaattatataataaactttttattaaactaacaataaattcatcattaatgtactttattatttcttttaataaaatttacggaattacctaatgtggctaaaatatatatgataattaatgattttgaataataaagatttgataaaaaaaattagtgtatcttctatcatatttgtttaatttaaaactattaaataaattaaacaaccacaataaccatataataaaaatttagatttttctgtatatgttatattttgaatttttaaaaacgactttaaattactaaaactgttaaaaacctcacattcaaattttgtgatccatggtttaaaatttctgTTATGaagaaatacaaatgattacaaaattatataagtaaaaatctaatttaactataaaccatataaaatacataaataatttagtttcaaaatttactttgaacaatttttttgataaaatttttgaacgaacattgacaacttatttttaaaaaatataaattactaaaactattaatcccacaataaaaattttgttatcagtaatttaattttttttaaagatacaaatgatcaaaaaaatatatgagtagaaatcatcatttaatagacattaatattaaaaatatattaaaatatactatgtatgttagtatcatttaaatttaattacatatcctatcaaatataaaaaaatattttttggattaataaaattgatttatatgttcacaccaatttaattatatatctaatagttagtgacttttaattattcaatatatatttattattttataatatgtaaaaatatttaatacataaaataatttttatatataatgttcattccgtgcaatgcgcgggtcttaacctagttattCTTATTCAACTTACATAAAATACATATGTGTATCTTAGGACCATCTGCAAgtaatactttaaaatatactaCATGTCTAGATACACATTAATAAGTAAAATCGTTACTGACTAGAAAAACACCCACCTTACACATGTCAGAAATGCCATAGATATGGGACATTAAACTATTTGAAGatctgatccaaaaaaaaaactatttgaa
Above is a window of Brassica napus cultivar Da-Ae chromosome A10, Da-Ae, whole genome shotgun sequence DNA encoding:
- the LOC106420381 gene encoding transcription initiation factor IIA subunit 1 codes for the protein MDASNTSDAYIRITNDVISKSRNDLVFTGELDESVLTELHSIWRRKMIQAGVIRGTIETSSPPIQNPNPLHGYAQNKSGIDSDPQFPSTELGLSIKNEGEGLYIPQQDGASDDIKPSAFAPHDDDDESLNEDDDYEEDDINDDEDIPHLIMCQFDYVKKRKNKWECKLKAGVMQINEKNILFSETKGDFTF
- the LOC106420513 gene encoding D-xylose-proton symporter-like 3, chloroplastic translates to MAFAISTQSHFAIRPLQLNQVKNSSPRAFFCSCFKPRPDSSYLRSKELPKLGLVPRHRQKFQVGVGTGGELADSGEVADSVASDPPESFSWSSVILPFIFPALGGLLFGYDIGATSGATLSLQSAALSGTTWFNLSPVQLGLVVSGSLYGALLGSTLVYGIADFLGRRRELIIAAGLYLLGSLITGCAPDLNILLLGRLLYGLGIGLAMHGAPLYIAETCPSQIRGTLISLKELFIVSGILLGFSVGSFEIDVVGGWRYMYGFGTPVALLMGLGMWSLPPSPRWLLLRAVQGKGALQEYKDKAMVALSKLRGRPPGDKLSEKLVDDALLSVKTAYEDEEKSGGNFLEVFQGPNLKALTIGGGLVLFQQITGQPSVLYYAGSILQTAGFSAAADATRVSVIIGVFKLLMTWVAVAKVDDLGRRPLLIGGVSGIAISLFLLSAYYKFLGGFPLVAVGALLLYVGCYQISFGPISWLMVSEIFPLRTRGRGISLAVLTNFGSNAIVTFAFSPLKEYLGAENLFLLFGAIALVSLLFVVLVVPETKGLSLEEIESKILK
- the LOC106420512 gene encoding putative L-type lectin-domain containing receptor kinase II.2; translation: MAGVLGHMCIWILICIHVTPLVLAQGGTQFVHYDFRKVDLYRDGMATIEDGVLQITGNTTKSTGHAFHKTPMKFTTSSSSLSSFSTEFVFAILPLHSPISFGQGMAFVVAPTTDLRYNGTETSGLGLFSTANDNKTTNHILAVELDTNDSPEALDISSNHVGIDINSKISVVSANASYYNHTEGKNITLLLASGNSILIWIDYDGIEKRLNVTLSPVPTPKPVSPFLSSSIKPRVPLLSKTINISEIFNETMFVGFSGSTGTLRSDQYILAWSFKKGGQAESLDLSKVLDPPNPPPPPPSSPPPPSSPPPPSSPPPPTLPPTSPTKSRSKGSSLALILGTTIAGTLLIVLGGVVYLLYKKKKYAEVLEQWEKEYSPQRYSFRNLYKATKGFKENQLLGAGGFGKVYKGILPSGTQIAVKRVYHDAEQGMKQYVAEIASMGRLRHKNLVQLLGYCRRRGELLLVYEYMPNGSLDNYLFNNQNLTWSQRLNIIKGVASALLYLHEDWEQVVLHRDIKASNILLDADLNGRLGDFGFARFHDRGENLQATRVVGTIGYMAPELTAMGVTTTWTDVYAFGAFILEVVCGRRPVDPERPPEQMILLKWVAICGSRDSLMVTVDSKLEGNFKAEEVKMLLKLGMLCSQSNPENRPSMRLIVQYLEGNVNVPSISYDTAGFGMPNISNETVTQRPETSSLANFSFEDVTVLYGGR